GCGCAACCTCGACGGCTCGGGCACGCTGTCGGGCAAGTGGGCCAACGTGCGCACCAGCACCGGCACCCCGGCTTACAGCGCCATCAACGAGTTCAAGTACACCCGCGACCAGGACCAGTTCGAGCAGGTGATGGGCTACTTCTGGGTCAACGAGGCGCAGGAGTACCTCCAGTCCCTCGGCTTCGGCAGCACGTTGCGGCCGATCCTGAAGCGGCCCTACGACGTGCGCATCAGCCAGTACGGCGTCGACAACTCCTACATGACCGACAAGGGCGACTTCATCCGCCTGGGCAAGGGCGGCGTCGACGATGCCGAGGACGCCGAGGTGATCATGCACGAGTACGGTCACGCCATCCACAACGACCAGGTCCCCGGCTACGGCAGCAGCCTCGACGCCGGCTCGATCGGCGAGTCCTTCGGTGACTACTTCGCCGTCAGCGCCGGCCTGGCTGCCGCCCAGCGTTACGGCTGGCCGGTCGGGGCCGAGCAGGCGTGCCCGATGGACTGGGACGCCGTGTCCTACACCGCCGCTCCACACTGCATCCGACGGTTCGACCGCAACCTGACGCTGCTGACCCGCAGGAACGAGGTGCACTTCGACGGCCAGATCTGGAGCCAGGCGCTGTGGGAGATCCGGCTCGGTTACGTGAACGCCGGCAAGACGACCGCCCAGTGGGACACCACGATGATCGACGCGCAGTTCGGCTTCGCGCCGGACACCTCGTTCCAGCAGGCCGCGAAGGCGATCTACCTCAAGGCGATCGCCCGGGGCGACGGCACCCAGGAGCTGATCCGCAACCGGTTCGCCGCGCGGGGCATCGAGTTCACCGTCTGATCGAGCGCCTCGCACGTCAAGGACAGGGATCGAGCCTCTAGGCTCGGTCCCTGTTCGGGTTCTGTCGTGTTGTCGAGTTGCGTGGAGGTCGTCGTGGTGGATTTCGTCAGGCTCGAGGTCGAGGGTGGCGTGGGCACCATCCGGCTGGACCGCCCCAAGATGAACGCCCTCAACGTGCAGGTGCAGGAGGAGATCCGCGCCGCCGCCACCGAGGCCAGCGCCCGTGACGACATCAAGGCGGTCGTGGTCTACGGAGGCGAGAAGGTGTTCGCCGCCGGGGCTGACGTCAAGGAGATGGCCGACATGTCGTACACCGACATGGTCAAGCGCTCCGGAGCCTTGCAGTCCGCGCTCACCTCGGTGGCCCGGATCCCGAAGCCGGTCGTGGCAGCGGTCACCGGCTACGCGCTCGGCGGTGGCTGCGAGCTCGCCCTGTGCGCCGACGTGCGGTTCGCGGGAGACAACGCCGTGCTCGGCCAGCCCGAGGTGCTGCTCGGCATCATCCCGGGCGCCGGTGGCACCCAGCGGCTGACCCGGCTGATCGGGCCGAGCAAGGCGAAGGACATCATCTTCACCGGCCGTTTCGTCAAGGCCGACGAGGCGCTGGCGATCGGTCTCGTCGACCGCGTCGTCCCCGCCGACCTGGTGTACGACGAGGCGCTGGCGTGGGCCGGCCAGTTCGCCGGCGCCGCGACGTACGCCCTCCGCGCGGCCAAGGAGACCATCGACCGGGGCCTCGAGACGGACCTCGAGACCGGCCTGGAGATCGAGCGCCAGCAGTTCGCCGCACTTTTCGCCACCGAGGACCGTGCCATTGGCATGGGTTCGTTCGTTGAGAACGGACCGGGCAAGGCCCAGTTCGTGGGGCGGTAGCCTCCCGGCAACGAAACGAGAGAAGGAACCGCCGTGGCTACGGATGAAAAGACCGACCGCAAGTCGGACAAAGGCAAGGGCAGGCAGGCAGTCGGCGAGGCCGTCAGCCTGGTCCGGGCGCGGCTGGCGCAGGCCATCTGGCTCGTCTGCGTGCTCGCCGCGCTGATCCTCGCGGTCGGTGCGCTGCTGGTGGCACTCAAGGCCAACAAGGACAACGACCTCGTCTCGTTCGTGCTCTCCGCGGCCGACCGGGTCGACCTGGGTGTCTTCTCGCGCGACGCCGGCATCAAGCAGTTCACCGGTGACAACGCCGGCGTCAAGAACGCGCTGTTCAACTGGGGCCTCGGCGCGATCGCCTGGCTCATCGTGGGCCGCATCCTGGATCGGCTGATCCGCCCCTGATTCTGACAGTCCTACTGTGAGAGACCCCACCCTGGACGGCGTTCCGCGGTGGGGTTCTCGCTAGTAGCCTCAGCCGCACCAACCGAATGCACAGGAGAGGCCCCCGGGTCACACCATGAACATTGTTGTTTGCGTGAAGTACGTCCCCGATGCCACCGCCGACCGGCAGTTCGAGTCCGACAACACCGTCGACCGTGTCGGCGTCGACGGGCTGCTGTCCGAACTCGACGAGTACGCCATCGAGCAGGCCCTGCAGCTCAAGGAGAAGGCCGAAGGAGAGACCACGGTGACCGCGCTCTGCGTGGGACCCGCGAAGGCCCTCGACGCCGTCCGCAAGGCGCTGCAGATGGGTGCCGACCAGGGCGTCCACGTGGTCGACGACGCGATCGCCGGCTCCGACGCCATCGCTACGTCACTGGTGCTCGCCAAAGCGATCGAGAAGATCGGTGACGTCGACGTCGTCATGTGCGGCATGGCGTCCACCGACGGCGCGATGAGCGTCGTCCCGGCCATGCTGGCCGAGCGGCTCGGGCTGCCCCAGGTGACCCAGGCGGCCGTGGTCGAGGCCCAGGGTGGCCAGGTGCGCATCAAGCGCGACGGCGACTCCGCTACCGAGGTCATCGGCGCGACGATGCCGCTGGTGCTCTCGGTCACCGACCAGTCGGGCGAGGCCCGCTACCCGTCGTTCAAGGGCATCATGGCGGCCAAGAAGAAGCCGATGGAGACCTACTCGCTGAGCGACCTCGGCGTCGACGCCGACCAGGTCGGCCTC
This is a stretch of genomic DNA from Nocardioides sp. InS609-2. It encodes these proteins:
- a CDS encoding M36 family metallopeptidase, whose translation is MRTILIPAGAGLVALTLAATLASAPALATKPGSGSTTGSAKIFKVNPVQSTGDQTLVDGKDGKEAVMPREAYTSEDLRNLDGSGTLSGKWANVRTSTGTPAYSAINEFKYTRDQDQFEQVMGYFWVNEAQEYLQSLGFGSTLRPILKRPYDVRISQYGVDNSYMTDKGDFIRLGKGGVDDAEDAEVIMHEYGHAIHNDQVPGYGSSLDAGSIGESFGDYFAVSAGLAAAQRYGWPVGAEQACPMDWDAVSYTAAPHCIRRFDRNLTLLTRRNEVHFDGQIWSQALWEIRLGYVNAGKTTAQWDTTMIDAQFGFAPDTSFQQAAKAIYLKAIARGDGTQELIRNRFAARGIEFTV
- a CDS encoding enoyl-CoA hydratase-related protein translates to MVDFVRLEVEGGVGTIRLDRPKMNALNVQVQEEIRAAATEASARDDIKAVVVYGGEKVFAAGADVKEMADMSYTDMVKRSGALQSALTSVARIPKPVVAAVTGYALGGGCELALCADVRFAGDNAVLGQPEVLLGIIPGAGGTQRLTRLIGPSKAKDIIFTGRFVKADEALAIGLVDRVVPADLVYDEALAWAGQFAGAATYALRAAKETIDRGLETDLETGLEIERQQFAALFATEDRAIGMGSFVENGPGKAQFVGR
- a CDS encoding electron transfer flavoprotein subunit beta/FixA family protein, which translates into the protein MNIVVCVKYVPDATADRQFESDNTVDRVGVDGLLSELDEYAIEQALQLKEKAEGETTVTALCVGPAKALDAVRKALQMGADQGVHVVDDAIAGSDAIATSLVLAKAIEKIGDVDVVMCGMASTDGAMSVVPAMLAERLGLPQVTQAAVVEAQGGQVRIKRDGDSATEVIGATMPLVLSVTDQSGEARYPSFKGIMAAKKKPMETYSLSDLGVDADQVGLSVAWTVVEDTTERPPRTAGEIVTDEDGSGAKALTEFLAAKKFI